A portion of the Candidatus Manganitrophaceae bacterium genome contains these proteins:
- a CDS encoding 50S ribosomal protein L28, with the protein MARTCEICGKGHQVGNLVSHANNKSKRRFLPNLQTIRALIGKAVKRIRVCTSCIKAGKVIKAG; encoded by the coding sequence ATGGCAAGAACATGTGAAATCTGCGGCAAGGGTCATCAAGTCGGAAATCTGGTAAGCCACGCGAACAATAAAAGTAAACGTCGGTTTCTACCGAATCTCCAGACCATTCGTGCGCTGATCGGAAAGGCTGTAAAGCGAATTCGGGTTTGTACGTCGTGCATTAAAGCAGGAAAAGTCATCAAGGCGGGATAG